The following proteins come from a genomic window of Acinetobacter sp. SAAs474:
- a CDS encoding DUF493 domain-containing protein has translation MSDRTPSRELQEHLWVFPMDYPIKLIGLAGDELRDAVIEIFSKHFPEFDPNSITITPSRTGKYHSLTAQLRFDELEQVHAVYADLAACPLIKTAL, from the coding sequence ATGTCAGATCGTACACCATCTCGTGAACTACAAGAACATCTCTGGGTATTTCCAATGGATTACCCCATTAAACTCATCGGCCTTGCTGGTGATGAATTACGTGATGCTGTAATTGAAATATTCAGCAAACATTTTCCAGAATTTGATCCTAACAGTATAACCATTACGCCATCACGGACAGGAAAATATCATTCACTTACAGCACAACTGCGTTTTGATGAACTCGAACAAGTCCATGCGGTATATGCCGATCTTGCTGCTTGTCCTTTAATAAAAACAGCACTTTAG
- a CDS encoding tRNA (cytidine(34)-2'-O)-methyltransferase gives MIHIVLYEPEIPSNTGNIIRLCANTGAQLHLVQPLGFELDDKKLKRAGLDYHEYARMQIWQNFEDCLANLKSQGIDMDAIYPLTTKGLETPHRSNLNRPVALLMGPETRGLPEHVRTMFPKEHWIRLPMAANSRSLNLSNATAVILYEAWRQQDFKALI, from the coding sequence GTGATTCATATAGTGTTATACGAGCCTGAAATTCCAAGTAATACAGGGAATATTATCCGCTTATGTGCCAATACAGGAGCACAATTACATTTGGTTCAACCTTTGGGTTTTGAACTGGATGATAAAAAGTTAAAGCGTGCAGGCCTAGATTATCATGAATATGCAAGGATGCAAATTTGGCAAAATTTTGAGGATTGCTTGGCTAATCTTAAGTCACAAGGTATTGATATGGATGCAATTTATCCATTAACAACCAAAGGCCTAGAAACACCACATCGCTCAAATCTAAATCGACCAGTGGCTTTATTAATGGGTCCTGAAACACGTGGTTTGCCAGAACATGTCCGTACGATGTTTCCTAAAGAGCACTGGATTCGTTTACCGATGGCAGCCAACTCAAGAAGTTTGAATTTATCTAATGCAACCGCAGTGATTCTATACGAAGCTTGGCGTCAGCAAGATTTTAAGGCTTTAATCTAA
- the sdsA gene encoding All-trans-nonaprenyl-diphosphate synthase has product MTIDFKQDILAPVATDFAAMDTFINEGITSKVALVMAVSKHVVEAGGKRMRPIMCLLAAKACGSIDLEQHRKLAAIIEMLHTATLVHDDVVDESGLRRGRPTANATWNNQTAVLVGDFLISRAFDLLVDLNNMTLLKDFSTGTCEIAEGEVLQLQSQHQPETTEATYLDIIHGKTSRLFELATEGSAILSGTPAYREPLKRYAGHFGNAFQIIDDILDYTSDTETLGKNIGDDLMEGKPTLPLIAALKNTTGQEHELIRLSIATGGTADLEQIIQIVHDSGALNYCRERAKQETEMAIQALQYLPESEYRTALENLARLALNRIQ; this is encoded by the coding sequence ATGACCATCGATTTTAAGCAAGACATTCTCGCTCCTGTTGCAACTGATTTTGCTGCGATGGATACATTCATTAATGAAGGAATTACGTCTAAAGTTGCCTTAGTAATGGCTGTTAGCAAGCATGTTGTTGAAGCTGGTGGCAAACGTATGCGTCCGATTATGTGCTTACTGGCAGCAAAGGCTTGTGGAAGCATAGATTTAGAACAACACCGTAAACTTGCCGCTATTATTGAGATGTTACATACAGCAACATTGGTTCATGATGATGTGGTTGATGAATCTGGTTTGCGTCGTGGACGTCCAACAGCCAATGCAACATGGAACAACCAAACGGCTGTACTGGTAGGTGATTTTCTGATTTCACGTGCGTTTGATTTACTGGTCGATCTCAACAATATGACCTTACTCAAAGATTTTTCGACAGGAACCTGCGAAATTGCCGAAGGTGAAGTGTTACAATTACAATCACAACATCAACCCGAAACTACAGAAGCAACCTATCTCGATATTATTCATGGTAAAACATCACGCCTATTTGAATTAGCAACAGAAGGTTCAGCAATTTTATCGGGTACACCAGCCTATCGCGAACCATTAAAACGTTATGCTGGACATTTTGGCAATGCGTTTCAAATTATTGACGATATTTTAGACTACACCTCAGATACAGAAACCTTAGGAAAAAATATTGGTGATGATTTAATGGAGGGTAAACCCACCCTACCGTTAATTGCTGCACTTAAAAATACCACAGGCCAAGAACATGAACTGATTCGTTTAAGTATTGCCACAGGTGGTACCGCAGATTTGGAACAAATCATTCAAATTGTCCATGATTCAGGTGCACTCAACTACTGTCGAGAACGTGCAAAACAGGAAACCGAAATGGCTATCCAAGCACTACAGTACTTACCAGAAAGCGAGTATCGTACAGCATTGGAAAATCTAGCACGTCTTGCACTGAATCGTATTCAGTAG
- the serS gene encoding serine--tRNA ligase produces MIDPKLLRNNIEAVNLALAKRGIQLNVEEWASLEARRKEIQSKTENLQAERNAGAKQVGQIKKAGGDASEIMARMAMIADEIKTAELELANLQAELEEKSLSIPNLPDASVPAGKDENDNVEVLTWGTPRAFDFPIKDHTDLGEMMGGLEFDTATKLTGSRFSVLKGPLARLQRALTQFMLDTHTLQNGYTEAYVPYLVNADSLRGTGQLPKFEEDLFKLQGEKEFYLIPTAEVPVTNFVRDEIIDAERLPLKYAAHTPCFRSEAGSYGRDTRGLIRQHQFDKVEMVQIVKPETSMQALEELTGHAEGILQALGLPYRKIVLCGGDMGFGAVKTYDLEVWVPSQNTYREISSCSCMGDFQARRMKARYRVDQKKTELVHTLNGSGLAVGRTLLAVMENYQRADGSIEIPEVLRPYMGGLSYID; encoded by the coding sequence ATGATTGACCCTAAATTACTTAGAAATAATATTGAGGCTGTTAATTTAGCCCTTGCTAAACGTGGTATACAACTCAACGTAGAAGAATGGGCATCATTAGAAGCTCGCCGTAAAGAAATTCAGTCCAAAACTGAAAATCTGCAAGCTGAGCGTAATGCTGGTGCAAAACAGGTGGGTCAAATTAAAAAAGCAGGTGGCGATGCTTCTGAGATCATGGCACGTATGGCGATGATTGCAGATGAAATTAAAACTGCTGAACTTGAATTGGCAAACCTGCAGGCGGAGTTGGAAGAAAAATCATTATCTATTCCTAATTTACCTGATGCGTCTGTACCTGCTGGTAAAGACGAAAATGATAATGTTGAAGTGCTAACATGGGGTACACCTCGCGCATTTGATTTTCCCATCAAAGATCATACCGATTTGGGTGAGATGATGGGTGGCTTGGAATTTGATACTGCAACTAAATTGACAGGATCACGTTTTAGTGTATTAAAAGGCCCTTTAGCGCGATTACAACGTGCTTTAACACAATTTATGTTAGATACACATACATTGCAAAATGGCTACACTGAGGCTTATGTACCATATTTGGTCAATGCCGATTCGTTGCGTGGTACTGGTCAGTTACCTAAATTTGAAGAAGATTTATTCAAATTACAAGGTGAAAAAGAGTTCTATTTAATTCCGACCGCAGAAGTACCTGTAACCAACTTTGTTCGTGACGAAATTATTGATGCTGAGCGTTTGCCACTTAAATATGCTGCACATACACCATGTTTCCGTAGTGAAGCAGGCTCTTATGGGCGAGATACACGTGGTTTAATTCGTCAACATCAATTTGATAAAGTTGAAATGGTGCAAATTGTTAAACCTGAAACCTCAATGCAGGCACTTGAAGAATTAACCGGTCATGCCGAAGGAATTTTGCAGGCATTAGGTTTGCCATATCGTAAAATAGTACTTTGTGGTGGTGATATGGGATTTGGTGCAGTAAAAACTTATGATTTAGAAGTTTGGGTACCGAGTCAAAATACTTATCGCGAAATTTCATCTTGTTCATGTATGGGAGATTTCCAAGCCCGTCGTATGAAAGCACGTTATCGTGTCGATCAAAAGAAAACTGAATTGGTGCATACCTTGAATGGTTCTGGATTGGCTGTAGGTCGTACCTTGCTTGCTGTGATGGAAAACTATCAGCGTGCAGATGGTTCAATTGAAATCCCTGAAGTGCTTCGTCCATATATGGGTGGTCTAAGTTATATTGATTAA
- a CDS encoding RsiV family protein, whose amino-acid sequence MVLVSTSLITGCKPRNEPVNENLTSTQQENNVQVPLIQSKTVTMKITKPEACDAEGCTQYDLQTVETNVDWINSYFNARIKKAEPIAFSTEPNEKVQLGDGSVAGLSQSSIAVRYISQWYNVATFAIDSYTYSAGAAHGLYHTEYVNFDLSQKKRIALQDILVKGAEQKVLYQLYDANSIWLSDHNIERQKLQLSDNFYYGPKGIVFVYPLYELASYAEGMSELTLPYQMSQSLFKPQYLPSLPNYKKL is encoded by the coding sequence ATGGTGCTTGTGTCCACAAGTTTAATCACTGGATGTAAACCACGTAATGAACCTGTTAATGAAAATTTAACCAGTACACAACAAGAAAATAATGTTCAAGTCCCATTAATTCAATCTAAAACAGTCACAATGAAAATCACCAAGCCAGAGGCTTGTGATGCTGAAGGTTGTACACAATATGATTTACAAACCGTAGAAACCAATGTTGACTGGATTAACAGCTATTTTAATGCGCGTATAAAAAAAGCAGAGCCGATTGCATTTTCAACTGAGCCAAATGAAAAAGTTCAATTAGGCGATGGTTCTGTTGCCGGTTTAAGTCAAAGCAGTATTGCCGTACGTTATATTAGTCAGTGGTATAATGTGGCAACTTTTGCGATTGATTCTTATACCTATAGCGCAGGTGCAGCGCATGGTTTATATCATACAGAGTATGTTAATTTTGATTTGTCTCAAAAAAAACGTATTGCTCTACAAGATATTTTAGTTAAAGGTGCTGAACAAAAAGTACTTTATCAACTGTATGATGCTAACTCGATTTGGTTAAGTGACCATAATATTGAACGTCAAAAATTACAGCTCAGTGATAATTTTTACTATGGCCCCAAAGGAATCGTTTTTGTTTATCCACTCTATGAATTGGCAAGTTATGCTGAGGGTATGAGTGAGTTAACCTTACCATATCAAATGAGTCAAAGCTTATTTAAGCCGCAGTATTTACCAAGTTTACCAAACTATAAAAAGTTATAG
- the rplU gene encoding 50S ribosomal protein L21, whose amino-acid sequence MYAVIQSGGKQHRVVEGETLKVELLKAETGSTITFDDVLMVVNGDSVQIGAPVVAGAKVTAEVVSHGRHDKIRIIKMRRRKHYRKQQGHRQWFTELKITGISG is encoded by the coding sequence ATGTACGCAGTAATCCAAAGCGGTGGTAAACAGCACCGTGTAGTTGAGGGTGAAACCCTTAAAGTTGAATTATTGAAAGCTGAAACTGGTTCAACAATTACGTTTGATGACGTATTGATGGTTGTGAACGGTGATAGCGTTCAAATCGGTGCTCCAGTTGTTGCTGGCGCTAAAGTAACTGCAGAAGTGGTTAGCCATGGTCGTCACGACAAAATTCGCATCATTAAAATGCGTCGTCGTAAACATTACCGTAAACAACAAGGTCACCGTCAATGGTTTACCGAGTTGAAAATTACTGGTATTTCAGGCTAA
- the cysG gene encoding siroheme synthase CysG — MDIFPISLKLQQQPCLIVGGGHIAYRKAVLLAKAGAIIDILSPTIEPDLLEIVQQSQGQYIQALFNLDFPIRNYRLVIAATNDAAVNQAVFQVCEAARVLVNSVDDPPHCRFMVPAIVDRSPLVISIASNGTSPVLSRQLRTQLESMIPHQLGKLAAFSGKWRNTVKAQIIHPDERRIFWENLYASPLKEKVFNDGIDEADQWMEQALSDWTAPSGEVYLVGAGPGDPELLTLKALRLMQQADVVIYDRLVSAPIMDLCRRDADKIYVGKARSHHTVPQEGINELLVKYARQGKRVCRLKGGDPFIFGRGGEEIQELFAAGIPFQVVPGITAASGCAAYAGIPLTHRDYAQSVRFLTGHLKEGSPELPWQELVYENQTLVLYMGLVGLEQICKKLIAHGQRADMPVALISKGTTPAQKVLIGTLADIAEKVSQDQIQAPTLTIIGEVVHLREQLQWQG; from the coding sequence GTGGATATTTTTCCAATCTCTTTAAAGTTGCAGCAGCAACCTTGTCTGATTGTTGGTGGTGGACATATTGCTTATCGTAAAGCAGTGTTACTGGCAAAAGCTGGTGCAATCATTGATATACTTTCGCCTACAATTGAACCGGATTTGCTTGAGATTGTTCAGCAGAGCCAAGGTCAGTATATTCAAGCACTGTTTAATTTAGATTTTCCAATCCGAAATTATCGATTAGTGATTGCTGCTACCAATGATGCCGCAGTCAATCAAGCGGTCTTTCAAGTCTGTGAAGCAGCGCGAGTGTTAGTCAATAGCGTTGATGATCCGCCTCATTGTCGTTTTATGGTACCAGCGATTGTGGATCGATCACCGTTGGTGATTTCAATTGCCAGTAATGGTACATCACCTGTGCTATCTCGTCAGCTTCGGACTCAGTTAGAAAGTATGATTCCCCATCAATTGGGAAAACTAGCTGCTTTTTCTGGAAAATGGCGTAATACTGTCAAAGCACAGATTATTCATCCTGATGAACGCCGTATTTTTTGGGAAAATCTGTATGCCAGTCCACTCAAAGAAAAAGTATTCAATGATGGTATTGATGAAGCAGATCAATGGATGGAACAAGCACTGAGCGATTGGACAGCACCTTCAGGTGAGGTTTATCTTGTGGGAGCAGGGCCAGGTGATCCAGAATTATTGACACTCAAAGCATTACGTTTAATGCAGCAAGCGGATGTTGTTATTTACGACCGTTTGGTTTCTGCACCGATTATGGACTTATGTCGTCGTGATGCCGATAAAATTTATGTCGGTAAGGCACGTTCTCATCATACTGTACCACAAGAGGGTATTAATGAGCTTTTGGTTAAATATGCCCGTCAGGGAAAGCGAGTGTGTCGTTTAAAGGGCGGTGATCCTTTTATATTCGGTCGTGGTGGTGAAGAAATTCAAGAGCTTTTTGCAGCAGGCATTCCTTTTCAGGTTGTACCTGGTATCACAGCAGCTTCTGGATGCGCGGCTTATGCCGGTATTCCTTTGACTCATCGTGATTACGCACAAAGTGTGCGATTTTTAACGGGCCATTTAAAAGAGGGTTCACCTGAACTCCCTTGGCAAGAATTGGTTTATGAAAATCAAACACTGGTGTTGTATATGGGATTGGTTGGTTTAGAGCAAATTTGTAAAAAACTGATTGCACATGGTCAAAGAGCAGATATGCCTGTGGCATTAATTTCTAAAGGTACCACACCAGCACAAAAAGTATTGATTGGAACTTTGGCTGATATTGCCGAAAAAGTTTCTCAAGATCAAATACAAGCACCGACCTTAACCATTATTGGTGAAGTGGTACATTTACGTGAACAGTTACAGTGGCAAGGCTAG
- a CDS encoding APC family permease, with protein sequence MTNVSGTQSAAKLQKTLGLWHIIIIGLAYIQPMTLFDTFGLVAEESHLHVPASYIIALIAILFTSISYGNMIRRYPSSGSAYTYAQKSIHPNVGFMVGWSSLLDYLLSPMVNIILAVIYLEALFPAMNHWVWVIILSALMTGINLRGARFVANFNSLIVLIQLLVIGIFTWMVYSKLQAGFNANGPISAAERYQLWSLDPFWSSLTSVGALITGATLLCFSFTGFDSLSSLAEETKDTEKTLPKAIFLTALIAGIIFIISTYFMQLYFPSEPGKYFKNIAETQPEILLLVGGSLFQSYVLTFAIITVMASGISAHAGVSRLMYVMGRDGVINKKLFGHISHKNFTPSYNIVIVGIIALTAGFMDLDIVISMISFGALTAFTFVNLSVISRYALRDGRTQNLKDIISFVVIPLLGFASIFAMWLEIEETALKYGLWWAMFGIMYLGYKTKGFKHPAPQHNEFDDSIR encoded by the coding sequence TTGACAAATGTTTCTGGGACTCAATCGGCAGCTAAACTGCAAAAAACGCTAGGGCTATGGCACATTATTATTATTGGTTTAGCTTATATTCAACCAATGACACTATTTGATACTTTCGGACTCGTCGCTGAAGAAAGTCATCTCCATGTACCTGCATCCTATATTATTGCCTTAATTGCAATTCTGTTTACATCCATTAGCTATGGCAATATGATCCGCCGCTACCCATCTTCAGGTTCTGCATATACTTATGCACAAAAATCTATTCATCCTAATGTTGGATTTATGGTGGGTTGGTCATCATTACTCGATTATTTATTGTCCCCAATGGTCAATATTATTCTCGCGGTAATTTATTTAGAAGCACTTTTTCCTGCAATGAATCATTGGGTATGGGTCATTATACTCAGTGCCTTAATGACAGGTATTAATTTACGTGGTGCACGATTTGTTGCCAACTTTAATAGTCTGATTGTACTGATCCAATTATTGGTCATCGGAATTTTTACTTGGATGGTTTATAGCAAACTGCAAGCCGGTTTTAATGCCAACGGCCCTATCAGTGCAGCAGAGCGTTATCAACTTTGGAGCTTAGATCCATTCTGGAGTTCTCTGACCTCTGTGGGTGCATTAATTACAGGGGCAACACTCCTTTGCTTCTCATTTACCGGATTTGATTCTCTCAGTTCATTGGCTGAGGAAACCAAAGATACTGAAAAAACATTACCCAAAGCCATTTTCTTAACGGCATTAATTGCAGGTATTATTTTCATTATCAGCACTTACTTTATGCAATTGTATTTCCCAAGTGAACCGGGCAAATACTTTAAAAATATTGCAGAAACACAACCTGAAATTTTACTCCTTGTAGGTGGATCACTGTTTCAATCTTATGTGCTCACCTTTGCAATCATTACGGTAATGGCATCTGGTATTTCTGCACATGCAGGTGTATCGCGCTTAATGTATGTAATGGGACGCGATGGTGTAATTAATAAAAAGTTGTTTGGACATATTAGCCATAAGAATTTTACCCCATCTTACAATATTGTCATCGTTGGTATTATTGCATTAACAGCTGGCTTTATGGACTTAGATATTGTGATTTCCATGATTAGCTTTGGTGCTTTAACCGCTTTTACTTTTGTAAATTTATCGGTGATTTCACGTTATGCACTACGTGATGGACGTACCCAAAATCTTAAAGATATTATCAGTTTTGTGGTCATTCCATTACTTGGTTTTGCCAGTATCTTTGCCATGTGGCTTGAAATTGAAGAAACTGCATTAAAGTATGGGCTATGGTGGGCCATGTTTGGCATCATGTATCTAGGATACAAAACCAAAGGCTTTAAACACCCAGCACCACAACATAATGAATTTGACGATAGTATCCGATGA
- the lolA gene encoding outer membrane lipoprotein chaperone LolA, translated as MNMRRHHVCCLTLAAGMLVPAILSTTVSAATVAASEQQATASLINQLKGMQRLTANFEQTTKVTHPKAVKSKGLTAQHMNQTFKGVMKVERPGKFYWETSSPVKQTIVSSGKTVWIYDPDLQQAVRQSLDEQMSNTPALLLSGNTNQIMTAYKVAQPDQSKTYYTLTPKNKEGAFQHLTISFSAKNKPSMMVLQDSLDQTTYIKFRNVVVNGAIPAATFNFVPPKGTDIIDQ; from the coding sequence ATGAATATGCGTCGTCATCACGTATGTTGCTTAACATTGGCTGCAGGTATGTTGGTACCAGCTATACTGAGTACAACAGTATCTGCTGCAACGGTTGCAGCATCAGAGCAGCAGGCAACGGCAAGCTTAATTAATCAGCTGAAAGGTATGCAGCGCTTAACTGCAAATTTTGAACAAACGACGAAAGTGACTCATCCTAAGGCTGTGAAAAGTAAAGGCTTAACAGCCCAGCATATGAATCAGACTTTTAAGGGTGTAATGAAAGTTGAACGCCCTGGGAAGTTTTATTGGGAAACCAGTAGCCCAGTAAAACAGACAATAGTATCTTCCGGAAAAACAGTATGGATTTATGATCCAGACTTACAACAAGCAGTACGACAAAGTTTAGATGAACAAATGTCAAATACTCCTGCATTATTGTTATCTGGTAATACCAATCAAATCATGACAGCTTATAAGGTTGCTCAACCTGATCAAAGCAAAACATACTATACTTTAACACCTAAAAATAAAGAGGGTGCATTTCAGCATTTAACAATTAGTTTTAGTGCTAAAAATAAACCGTCCATGATGGTATTACAGGATTCACTAGATCAAACCACGTATATCAAATTTAGAAATGTAGTGGTCAATGGTGCGATTCCTGCAGCCACATTTAATTTTGTACCACCTAAAGGCACGGATATTATTGATCAATAA
- a CDS encoding iron-containing alcohol dehydrogenase has protein sequence MAQPYYEFFCPVKIIAGHLALEHIPFELSTLGAKRPMIITDKGVRQHDLLKPIEAAFAATDVVIGCIFDDVPPDSSLDTVHQAAQLYRDNHCDAIIAVGGGSVIDTSKATNILVSENADDLRQYSGAHNLPRPLKPFFVIPTTSGTGSEVTMVAVVSDTEKNVKIAFASYYLMPHAAILDPRMTQTLPLHLTAMTAMDALTHSVEAYSCLAANPLSDAYATAAIKKIANHLFQVLDHPDDAQGRLELAQASTMAGIAFSNSMVGLVHSLGHALGAVAHLPHGLCMNLLLPYVLEYNKEINADKIADLLLPLAGPDIYAQTPQHLRADKTIATILSMRDQLYNLTKLPRTLSETGKINEAQLDEIAEKALNDGSIIYNPKEANLADLKSILKKAW, from the coding sequence ATGGCACAACCTTATTATGAGTTTTTCTGTCCAGTAAAAATCATCGCAGGTCATCTTGCCTTAGAGCATATTCCTTTTGAATTATCTACCTTAGGGGCTAAACGCCCGATGATCATCACTGATAAAGGAGTACGTCAGCATGATTTACTCAAACCGATTGAAGCTGCATTTGCTGCAACTGATGTTGTGATTGGTTGTATTTTTGATGATGTACCACCGGACTCCAGCCTCGACACAGTTCATCAAGCTGCACAGTTATATCGCGACAATCATTGTGATGCCATTATTGCGGTAGGAGGTGGATCAGTGATTGACACCTCTAAAGCCACTAACATTTTAGTCAGTGAAAATGCCGATGATCTACGACAGTATTCAGGTGCGCATAATCTACCCCGCCCATTAAAGCCTTTTTTTGTGATTCCAACAACATCTGGCACAGGATCTGAAGTGACTATGGTCGCGGTGGTCTCTGATACTGAAAAAAATGTCAAAATAGCATTTGCCTCATACTACCTGATGCCACATGCGGCTATTTTAGATCCACGTATGACACAAACGTTACCATTACATTTAACAGCAATGACAGCAATGGATGCCTTAACCCATTCTGTCGAAGCATATTCCTGTCTGGCTGCCAATCCCCTGTCTGATGCTTATGCAACAGCAGCGATCAAGAAAATTGCCAATCATTTATTTCAAGTCTTGGACCATCCCGATGATGCACAAGGCCGCTTAGAGCTTGCTCAGGCATCCACGATGGCTGGTATTGCATTTTCAAACTCCATGGTCGGTTTGGTTCATTCTTTGGGACACGCTTTAGGTGCTGTAGCACATTTACCTCATGGTTTATGTATGAATCTTCTATTGCCATATGTTCTTGAATATAACAAAGAAATTAATGCAGATAAGATTGCTGATTTATTGTTGCCTCTTGCAGGCCCAGATATTTATGCACAAACACCACAACATTTACGTGCCGATAAAACCATTGCTACGATTTTATCAATGCGCGATCAGCTTTATAACTTAACCAAATTACCACGAACATTAAGTGAAACAGGTAAAATTAATGAAGCTCAACTGGATGAAATTGCTGAAAAAGCACTCAATGATGGCTCTATCATTTACAATCCTAAAGAAGCCAATTTAGCAGATTTAAAATCTATCCTAAAAAAAGCTTGGTAA
- the lipB gene encoding lipoyl(octanoyl) transferase LipB has protein sequence MTETGQKPDLNIRVYQHLTAYQDRFQEMKKFTELRDHDSPDELWILQHHNVLTQGQAGKPEHILIESDIPVVHTDRGGQVTWHGPGQMVIYFMFDLNRLGWNVRTLVSYAENLMITLLKKYHIDAYAKADAPGVYVNQSKIGSLGFKIRKGRSYHGLALNIDCDLFGFHTINPCGYAGLEMVRIMDLIENYPQFNQLANDVIENLNTSGYFNQIAVRQF, from the coding sequence GTGACTGAAACTGGACAAAAACCTGATCTGAATATTCGTGTTTATCAACACTTAACCGCATATCAAGACCGTTTTCAGGAAATGAAAAAATTTACTGAATTACGTGATCATGATAGTCCAGATGAATTATGGATTTTGCAGCATCATAATGTACTCACCCAAGGACAAGCAGGAAAACCCGAACATATTTTAATTGAAAGTGATATTCCTGTCGTACACACTGATCGTGGTGGTCAAGTGACTTGGCATGGTCCTGGACAGATGGTGATTTACTTTATGTTTGATCTTAACCGTCTTGGCTGGAATGTTAGAACCCTAGTATCCTATGCTGAAAATTTGATGATAACATTACTTAAAAAATATCATATTGACGCCTATGCTAAAGCAGATGCACCAGGTGTATATGTCAATCAATCAAAAATCGGTTCTTTGGGATTTAAAATCCGTAAAGGTCGTAGTTACCATGGTTTAGCACTTAATATTGACTGCGATTTATTTGGCTTTCATACCATTAATCCTTGTGGATACGCAGGTCTAGAAATGGTAAGAATCATGGATTTAATTGAAAACTATCCTCAATTTAATCAGTTAGCAAATGATGTGATTGAAAATTTAAATACCAGCGGTTACTTTAATCAAATCGCTGTTAGACAATTTTAA
- the rpmA gene encoding 50S ribosomal protein L27, with product MASKKAGGSTKNGRDSNPKMLGVKVYGGQTVTAGNIIVRQRGTEFHAGANVGMGRDHTLFATADGVVKFEVKGQFGRRYVTVEA from the coding sequence ATGGCGAGTAAGAAAGCCGGTGGTTCTACTAAGAACGGTCGTGATTCAAATCCTAAGATGTTAGGTGTTAAAGTTTATGGTGGTCAAACTGTGACTGCTGGTAACATCATCGTTCGTCAACGTGGTACAGAATTCCACGCTGGTGCAAACGTAGGTATGGGCCGTGACCATACTTTATTTGCTACCGCTGACGGTGTAGTAAAATTCGAAGTGAAAGGTCAATTTGGCCGTCGCTACGTTACTGTTGAAGCATAA